The Dermochelys coriacea isolate rDerCor1 chromosome 12, rDerCor1.pri.v4, whole genome shotgun sequence genome has a window encoding:
- the RRAD gene encoding GTP-binding protein RAD, with product MTLNRGDKPRCLEKRRCSTPFAAHLHLHRRSMPVDDRELQASVPPGALLGEFSPLGRCTSYNPERESWASDSSDSVISSGSDFDSNLYKVILLGEHGVGKTSLARIFGGVEDCPDAEEAGNTYNRSIIVDGEEASLIVFDIWEQDDSQWLQKHCMKMGDAYIIVYSVTDKVSFEKASELRIQLRRARQTEDIPIILVGNKSDLVRSREVSVDEGRACAVVFDCKFIETSAALHHNVKDLFEGIIRQIRLRKDSKEDNARRMANAKRRESISKKAKRFLGRIVAKNNKKMAFKAKSKSCHDLSVL from the exons ATGACTCTGAACCGCGGGGACAAGCCGCGCTGCCTGGAGAAGCGGCGCTGCAGCACGCCCTTCGCCGCCCACCTGCACCTGCACCGGCGGAGCATGCCGGTGGATGACCGGGAGCTGCAGGCGTCCGTCCCGCCAGGCGCCCTGCTGGGCGAGTTCTCCCCGCTGGGCCGCTGCACCTCGTACAACCCGGAGCGGGAGAGCTGGGCGTCCGACTCCTCCGACTCGGTCATCTCCTCGGGCAGCGACTTCGACAGCAACCTCTACAAGGTGATCCTGCTGGGCGAGCACGGCGTGGGCAAGACCAGCCTGGCCAGGATCTTCGGCGGGGTCGAGGACTGCCCCGATGCGGAGGAGGCAG GGAATACATATAACAGATCGATTATAGTCGATGGAGAAGAAGCTTCTCTCATAGTGTTTGACATATGGGAGCAG gaTGACAGCCAGTGGCTTCAGAAACATTGTATGAAAATGGGGGATGCCTATATTATTGTGTACTCAGTGACAGACAAAGTTAGTTTTGAAAAGGCCTCAGAACTGAGAATTCAGCTCAGAAGAGCAAGACAAACGGAAGATATTCCCATCATTCTCGTAGGGAATAAAAGTGACCTTGTCCGATCCAGAGAAGTCTCGGTAGATG AGGGACGGGCCTGCGCTGTGGTGTTTGACTGCAAATTCATTGAGACGTCAGCTGCTCTTCATCATAATGTGAAGGACCTGTTTGAAGGTATCATTCGACAAATCAGACTTCGCAAAGACAGTAAGGAAGACAATGCCAGGAGAATGGCCAATGCAAAAAGAAGAGAGAGCATAAGCAAAAAGGCAAAGCGATTCCTTGGGAGAATTGTGGCAAAGAACAATAAGAAGATGGCTTTCAAGGCAAAGTCAAAGTCTTGCCATGATTTATCTGTGCTTTAG